The candidate division KSB1 bacterium genome has a segment encoding these proteins:
- a CDS encoding CDP-glycerol glycerophosphotransferase family protein encodes MKKIKLLFKIGYVYHKAAFDPVIELLLNNPKYDVWFSLDMEQRRVLLFDFPYRAHIIKEWEKQGYRFTDETRGFDIVITGDTLRNSAAYGKTLLCFLNHGTGIKTILYRNLAKVPHDRYQIFVEGRHRVEALQRSGRLNKSEVHLIGLPKLDYYFQGRYSDREAILRSLGLDPAKKTVLFAPTYKPTCLYEVKDDIFEQTRDYNLIIKLHPYSWMGKYAPHRQHRIYERRVRKYRHAVLLPFDAYNIVPYYAVADTLISEASSTVFDFLALGKFGIVYELPCDRLRHSDGEPLLEIDNREFLKGAFPHISSGKQIRDAIERALSPTPEMRKLADQYREELFYQLDGHAAERFVAKMEELYEEGGHENNPQERA; translated from the coding sequence ATGAAGAAAATCAAACTGCTTTTCAAAATCGGCTATGTGTACCACAAGGCGGCTTTCGATCCGGTAATCGAGCTGCTTCTCAATAATCCCAAATACGACGTTTGGTTCTCACTCGATATGGAACAGCGGCGGGTGCTGCTGTTCGATTTCCCCTACCGAGCCCATATCATCAAAGAATGGGAAAAGCAAGGTTATCGTTTTACGGATGAAACCAGAGGCTTTGACATCGTCATCACCGGCGACACATTGAGAAATTCCGCCGCGTACGGCAAAACGCTGCTCTGTTTCCTTAATCACGGCACCGGAATTAAAACCATTCTGTATCGTAATTTGGCCAAAGTACCGCATGACCGCTATCAGATTTTTGTCGAAGGCAGGCATCGCGTCGAGGCGCTGCAGCGTTCCGGCCGCTTGAACAAAAGCGAAGTCCATTTGATTGGACTCCCCAAGCTCGACTATTACTTTCAAGGCCGCTACTCTGACCGTGAAGCCATTCTTCGCAGCTTGGGATTGGATCCCGCGAAAAAAACCGTGCTCTTTGCCCCCACTTACAAGCCGACCTGTTTGTACGAAGTAAAGGACGATATTTTCGAGCAGACCCGCGACTATAATCTCATCATCAAGCTGCATCCCTACAGCTGGATGGGCAAATATGCGCCGCATCGGCAGCACCGTATCTATGAACGCCGAGTGCGCAAGTACAGGCATGCGGTGCTGCTGCCGTTCGATGCGTACAACATTGTTCCCTATTATGCCGTTGCCGATACGCTCATCAGCGAGGCGTCGAGCACGGTGTTCGACTTTTTAGCGCTCGGCAAATTCGGCATCGTCTATGAACTGCCCTGCGATCGCCTGCGCCACTCGGACGGCGAACCGCTGCTCGAAATCGACAATCGGGAATTTCTCAAGGGCGCCTTTCCCCATATTTCTTCAGGAAAGCAGATTCGCGATGCAATTGAACGGGCGCTCTCGCCGACGCCGGAAATGCGTAAACTCGCTGATCAATACCGCGAGGAACTCTTTTATCAATTAGACGGTCATGCCGCCGAACGATTCGTGGCAAAAATGGAAGAGTTGTATGAAGAGGGCGGGCATGAAAACAATCCTCAGGAGCGGGCATGA